In one Lolium rigidum isolate FL_2022 chromosome 3, APGP_CSIRO_Lrig_0.1, whole genome shotgun sequence genomic region, the following are encoded:
- the LOC124701119 gene encoding 26S proteasome non-ATPase regulatory subunit 11 homolog encodes MSSSMESTYLPATTESIAKAQEAKDASASISILYRVIQDPSSSPDALRTKELAITNLTNYLTKENRAEDLRNLLTQLRPFFSLIPKAKTAKIVRGVIEAVAKIPGTSDLQISLCKEMVEWTRAEKRTFLRQRVESRLAALLLENREYTEALTLLTGLIKEVRRLDDKLLLVDIDLLESKLHFSLRNLPKAKASLTAARTAANAIYVPPAQQGTIDLQSGILHAEEKDYKTAYSYFFEAFEAFNALEDPRAIFSLKYMLLCKIMVNQADDVAGIISSKASLKYVGPDVDAMKAVADAYSKRSLKYFETALRDYKAQLEEDPIVHRHLSSLYDTLLEQNLCRLIEPYSKVEIEHIAQMIELPIDHVEKKLSQMILDKKFAGTLDQGAGCLIIFEELATEAIFPATLETISNVGKVVDSLYMRSAKIMA; translated from the coding sequence TTCCTGCTACTACTGAGTCAATTGCAAAAGCTCAGGAGGCTAAGGATGCTTCAGCGtcgatttctatcctttaccgtgTGATTCAAGACCCGTCTTCTTCTCCAGATGCACTGAGAACAAAAGAGCTTGCGATTACTAACCTTACAAACTACCTTACTAAAGAGAACCGAGCTGAGGATCTGCGGAATCTTTTGACCCAGCTCAGGCCATTTTTCTCACTGATTCCCAAGGCCAAGACTGCAAAAATTGTCCGTGGAGTCATTGAAGCTGTCGCCAAGATTCCTGGAACATCTGATCTTCAGATCTCACTCTGCAAGGAGATGGTGGAATGGACCCGTGCAGAGAAACGGACGTTCCTTAGGCAGCGTGTGGAGTCAAGGTTAGCGGCCCTTCTATTAGAGAATCGGGAGTACACTGAAGCCCTTACCCTCCTTACTGGTCTTATCAAGGAAGTCAGGAGACTTGACGACAAGTTGCTTCTTGTGGACATTGACCTATTGGAAAGCAAGCTCCACTTCTCTCTGAGAAACCTGCCGAAGGCCAAAGCTTCATTGACCGCTGCAAGAACAGCGGCTAATGCCATTTATGTTCCACCAGCTCAGCAGGGCACTATTGATCTGCAGAGTGGAATCCTTCACGCTGAAGAGAAGGACTACAAAACTGCTTACAGCTACTTCTTTGAAGCATTTGAGGCTTTCAATGCACTGGAGGACCCAAGAGCTATCTTCAGCTTGAAGTATATGCTCTTGTGCAAGATAATGGTTAACCAGGCTGATGATGTGGCTGGAATAATTTCATCTAAGGCTAGCCTTAAGTATGTGGGTCCTGATGTTGATGCCATGAAAGCTGTAGCGGATGCCTACTCTAAAAGATCTCTCAAGTATTTTGAAACCGCCCTTCGTGATTATAAAGCTCAGCTTGAGGAGGATCCTATTGTTCACAGGCATCTTTCATCACTGTATGATACCCTGCTGGAGCAGAATCTCTGCAGGTTGATTGAGCCATACTCGAAAGTGGAGATTGAGCATATCGCACAGATGATTGAATTGCCCATTGATCATGTTGAGAAGAAGTTGTCACAGATGATCCTTGACAAGAAATTTGCTGGTACTCTGGATCAAGGTGCTGGTTGCCTCATTATCTTTGAGGAACTCGCAACCGAGGCTATCTTCCCTGCTACACTCGAAACTATTTCAAACGTTGGGAAGGTTGTGGACAGCCTTTACATGAGGTCCGCGAAGATCATGGCTTGA